A window of Candidatus Zixiibacteriota bacterium genomic DNA:
TCACTACTGTCCGGCCTTTTGTCCGTCTTAGGCGGATGCTATAATGATGTCATTCCCCCGCCGCGGCGGAGAAACCCGACATTTTGACTTTGACAGAAGATTTGCTAAGGGAAAAAGCCTTATATTGCTGCGAGATGTGTCGGGTTTTTCATTCGTCCGCCTTAGGCGGACTCATTCGGAACCCGACCTGCGGTAAATTAAAAAAATTTTGGGAAACTCCTTCATTCTTGATGTTGACTTAAAACTTTAAATATCCTATATTCCATCGACAAAAATTTTGATTATGGAAAAAAGAGACTTTTACGAAGTGTTGGAAATCCCCAGGGATGCCAGCGAAAATGATATAAAAAAAGCTTACCGCCGCAAAGCGCTTGAATTCCATCCCGACAAGAACCCCGGCGACAAAACCGCCGAGGATAAATTCAAGGAAGCGACGGAAGCTTATGAGGTGTTAAAAGACCAGCAAAAACGTCGTATTTATGACCAATATGGTTATCAGGGATTATCAAGCGGCGGTTTTGGGGGAGCCAATGGCTTCGGGTTTGATTTAAGCGATGCTTTGCGGGCATTCATGAGAGACTTTGGCGGCGGTTTCGGGTTTGAAAGCATCTTTGGTGATGCCAATGCCAGAGGTCATCGCCGCGGCCCTCAAAAAGGCCGCGACCTTCAGGTAAAGTTGGAATTAACCTTAGAGGAAATAGCCTCGGGCGTAGAAAAATCGATTAAGGTTAAACATCTGGTAACTTGCGATCGCTGTAATGGTACCGGGCGTGAAAGAGGAACCAGCGAAAAACCGTGTCCTCGATGCAATGGCAGCGGCCAGCAGAAAACAGTATCCCGCTCATTGTTCGGCCAGTTTGTTAATGTTACTGTTTGCCCCTATTGCAATGGCACAGGCAGTATCATCGAAAAACCATGCCTTGAGTGCGCCGGTAATGGCCGGGTTAAAGGGCAATCTACTATCAAAGTTAAAATTCCGCCGGGAGTTTCTTCAGGGAATTACATTCCTGTTAGAAATGCCGGTGATGCCGGTCCGCGTGGAGGTGTATCGGGCGATTTGCTTGTAGTAATCGAGGAAAAGGAACACCCTATTTTTACCCGTCATAACGATGACATCTTTATTGAACAGGGAATAAGTTTCTGTCAAGCCGCGCTTGGCGACCAGATTGAGATTGCCTCTCTCGATGGCAAAATCAGTTTAAAAATCCCAGCTGGCGTTCAATCCGGTAAAATTTTTCGACTTAAAGGAAAAGGGATAACTCATCTAAACGGCTATGGCAGAGGTGATCAATTAATAAGAGTTCTTGTTATTACGCCTACCAAACTATCCTCTGATGAGCGGGAATTGTTTAAACAATTGACTAAGCATCAAAAAGCCCATCCGCTCAGAACTGATAAATCTTTCTTTGAGAAACTGCGCGATACCCTTGGTGTATAAAATTTGTCAGTCGAACAATATCAAAAAATAAGCATTGCCTGTAGTAATGATATTATGGAAGCATTCTCGAATTTTCTATTAGAGCGCAATACGGGCGGATTGGTTGTCGATGATGGCAGGCTAAACGGGCATACCGTATTAACAGCATATTTGCCATTGCAAAAAGGCAGTTCGTTTACAACTGAAGAAGTTGAATTATTTTTTGGGCAAGTTCGTTCATATTTCCCCGGTTCTGATTACAAGCTTATTGCGCTTGAGAATATCGAGGCGGAGGATTGGCAGGCAGGCTGGGAAAA
This region includes:
- the dnaJ gene encoding molecular chaperone DnaJ gives rise to the protein MEKRDFYEVLEIPRDASENDIKKAYRRKALEFHPDKNPGDKTAEDKFKEATEAYEVLKDQQKRRIYDQYGYQGLSSGGFGGANGFGFDLSDALRAFMRDFGGGFGFESIFGDANARGHRRGPQKGRDLQVKLELTLEEIASGVEKSIKVKHLVTCDRCNGTGRERGTSEKPCPRCNGSGQQKTVSRSLFGQFVNVTVCPYCNGTGSIIEKPCLECAGNGRVKGQSTIKVKIPPGVSSGNYIPVRNAGDAGPRGGVSGDLLVVIEEKEHPIFTRHNDDIFIEQGISFCQAALGDQIEIASLDGKISLKIPAGVQSGKIFRLKGKGITHLNGYGRGDQLIRVLVITPTKLSSDERELFKQLTKHQKAHPLRTDKSFFEKLRDTLGV